A genomic window from Gossypium hirsutum isolate 1008001.06 chromosome D12, Gossypium_hirsutum_v2.1, whole genome shotgun sequence includes:
- the LOC121224537 gene encoding cation/H(+) antiporter 15-like produces MTGLVGPVVSFTHKSARHLKHYHRMNLERSKPDTELRVLACLHSSRNLAGLINLLHLSNATRKSPIVVFAVYLVELTGRASAMLIFHDKSNMNDIAGCGNSSRERLEAEHIVHAFESLQNDNRAIAVYPLTAVSPFSTMHEDVRNFAIDKNVAVILLPYHKKPNGIGGWVDESLEHKKVSQHLLANAPCSIAILVDRGLTRQLPLDFEHDSIREIRVAMLFFEGADDREALAYAWRMGGNPGVALTVVRFVPGKDMLETVVDDAEAEAEAEAEAEANFNDDPEAFSAMFEKDKKKMLDDDYINEFRFRTMHDQSIAYMEKPVNSGDELVSTIKSAYNDFDLYIVGRGYDTKSPLTSGLCDWNEFPEIGLIGDTLISVDSLTSASVLVMQQSAPKATPRPPLVSKNNISCVSKKTVSMDAPRFSNQPFVNHQITHDYL; encoded by the coding sequence ATGACGGGTTTGGTTGGTCCAGTAGTGAGTTTCACTCACAAGTCCGCAAGGCATTTGAAGCACTACCATCGGATGAATTTAGAAAGGAGTAAACCAGACACGGAGCTTCGAGTGCTAGCATGCCTCCATTCCAGCAGAAATCTTGCTGGCCTAATCAATCTCCTGCATCTTTCAAATGCCACAAGAAAATCCCCAATTGTGGTTTTCGCTGTCTACTTGGTTGAGCTGACAGGACGTGCTTCAGCCATGCTAATTTTCCATGATAAGAGTAACATGAATGATATAGCTGGTTGTGGTAACTCCAGTCGAGAAAGACTCGAGGCGGAGCATATTGTTCATGCCTTTGAATCCCTCCAAAACGACAACCGTGCTATCGCTGTCTATCCACTCACAGCAGTGTCGCCTTTCTCCACTATGCATGAAGATGTTAGAAACTTCGCCATAGATAAGAACGTGGCTGTCATCTTACTCCCATATCACAAGAAACCCAATGGCATTGGGGGATGGGTGGATGAAAGCCTCGAGCACAAAAAAGTGAGTCAACATTTGCTTGCAAATGCACCTTGTTCTATTGCCATACTTGTGGATCGGGGCCTAACTCGACAGCTTCCTCTGGATTTTGAACATGATAGTATACGTGAAATTCGAGTGGCTATGCTTTTTTTTGAAGGAGCTGATGACCGAGAGGCATTGGCTTATGCATGGAGAATGGGAGGGAATCCCGGGGTGGCATTAACTGTAGTGAGATTTGTCCCCGGAAAAGACATGTTGGAGACTGTAGTAGATGATGCTGAGGCTGAGGCTGAGGCTGAGGCTGAGGCTGAGGCTAATTTTAATGATGATCCGGAGGCATTCTCGGCCATGTTCGAGAAAGATAAGAAGAAAATGCTTGATGATGACTACATTAATGAGTTTAGGTTTAGAACAATGCACGATCAATCCATTGCATACATGGAAAAACCTGTGAACAGTGGAGACGAGCTTGTATCCACCATTAAATCagcttataatgattttgatttgtatatagtTGGTAGAGGATATGATACCAAATCTCCATTGACCTCAGGGCTTTGTGATTGGAATGAATTCCCAGAGATTGGGCTGATTGGGGATACATTAATATCGGTGGATTCCTTAACGTCCGCCTCCGTTCTGGTTATGCAACAATCAGCTCCTAAGGCTACCCCTCGCCCTCCCCTTGTCTCCAAAAACAACATCAGCTGTGTCTCCAAAAAAACCGTATCTATGGATGCTCCACGCTTTTCCAATCAACCTTTTGTTAATCATCAAATAACCCATGATTATTTATGA
- the LOC107942144 gene encoding cation/H(+) antiporter 15: METWDELRQVMRKRYIPSHCYREVSTRLQRLVQGNRSVNEYFKEMEMLMQRANIRKDDETTMVRFVDGLSVSIANTLNIQTYIDLEEMVHKAIEIEQQFQQYQSRPFGASHYYRGWDSAGSKRAGKSRVGSKSYYSFRGEFVSGDNGQHWGVGLHATILEHQTSVRAPEMGAYFWSIALSLTSFPDLARALSDHKLMYTELGKTALTAAAVCDLSCWSLLVVAVCIISGRKELHIAIPVMVCMASLWFVLRPFIHKIAKKISQRSKDSPIPDNHIYFILSLVLLSGFITELCGAHSMFGAFMLGLMIPGGKLGASIKDKVEEFIVGILLPPTFLIIGARTNFVFIFADVSIGMVLLVILLASLAKIVSTLLVCLYFKCPMRDGLALGVLMNTKGVLALIVLNEGRNMQGFDQQTFTWIMAAILLMTIITGPIVSWTHNSARHLRLYNHRNLERSKPDAPLRVLVCVHSTRNLPGLISLLQNSNATRNSPITIFAAHLVELTRASAMLIFHDKNKTMDTEIKTTREKAEAEQIVSAFESFEKDNLATAVQPLTVVSPYATMHEDVNNFSLDKFASIILIPYHKRPDGVGGWTDENIEHKQVNQNLLATSSCSIGLLVDRGLMGVSESQKDTQECHVAMFFIEGPDDREALAYAWRMAGNPRLILTLVRFILGKDVSELGEGVEEDDHEIFTTIFEREKQKQLDDDYVNEFRFRTMHDQSIAYVEELVNSSDEIISTINTAYSDFNLYVVGRGHGKACPLTVGLSNWSDSPELGLLGEPLVSLDFKSPPSVLVVQQSAHLSTGSSKHNLLDTMQKMYE, translated from the exons ATGGAAACATGGGACGAGTTGAGGCAAGTGATGCGAAAGCGTTATATTCCTTCTCATTGCTATAGAGAGGTCTCAACGAGACTTCAACGCCTTGTTCAAGGTAATCGATCTGTTAATGAgtactttaaggagatggagatgcttaTGCAAAGAGCAAATATACGAAAGGATGACGAAACTACCATGGTGCGATTTGTAGATGGCTTGAGCGTTTCGATAGCCAATACTCTTAATATTCAAACCTATATTGATCTTGAGGAGATGGTACACAAGGCAATTGAGATTGAgcaacaatttcagcaatatcaaTCTCGTCCATTTGGCGCATCACACTATTATCGAG GCTGGGATTCTGCTGGGTCCAAGCGTGCTGGGAAATCTAGGGTGGGTAGCAAATCATATTACTCCTTTCGAGGCGAGTTTGTTTCTGGAGACAATGGCCAACATTGGG GAGTGGGATTACACGCCACGATACTGGAACACCAGACAAGTGTACGCGCACCTGAGATGGGTGCATACTTTTGGTCCATTGCCCTTAGCCTTACTAGCTTTCCCGACCTGGCTCGAGCACTTTCAGACCATAAGCTCATGTACACGGAGCTTGGTAAAACTGCATTGACTGCAGCCGCTGTTTGTGACCTATCATGTTGGAGTCTTCTGGTGGTAGCTGTATGTATAATCAGTGGGAGAAAGGAATTGCACATTGCAATCCCAGTGATGGTGTGCATGGCAAGCTTGTGGTTTGTGTTGCGACCATTTATCCATAAGATAGCCAAAAAGATTTCCCAACGCAGCAAAGATTCACCGATTCCGGATAACCACATATATTTCATTCTATCACTGGTGCTCCTCTCGGGTTTTATCACAGAATTATGTGGTGCACATTCCATGTTTGGAGCTTTTATGCTTGGACTGATGATACCCGGTGGAAAGCTTGGGGCTAGCATCAAGGACAAAGTTGAAGAGTTCATAGTGGGGATTCTGTTGCCCCCCACATTCTTGATTATTGGCGCTAGAaccaattttgtttttatatttgccGATGTTTCTATAGGAATGGTGCTCTTAGTTATACTTTTGGCTTCCCTTGCTAAGATTGTAAGTACTCTTCTTGTCTGCCTCTACTTCAAGTGCCCAATGCGGGACGGTTTGGCCCTTGGAGTCCTCATGAACACCAAAGGAGTTCTTGCGCTCATTGTTCTTAATGAAGGACGAAACATGCAG GGTTTCGACCAACAAACATTTACTTGGATTATGGCTGCCATCTTGCTCATGACCATCATTACAGGTCCGATAGTGAGTTGGACTCACAATTCTGCAAGGCATTTGAGGCTATACAATCATAGAAACTTAGAGAGAAGTAAACCAGACGCACCACTTCGAGTTCTTGTTTGCGTTCATTCCACCAGGAATTTGCCGGGCTTGATCAGTCTCTTGCAAAATTCGAATGCCACAAGAAATTCCCCAATTACTATCTTTGCTGCTCATTTGGTTGAGCTCACAAGAGCATCTGCAATGCTGATTTTCCATGATAAGAATAAAACCATGGATACTGAAATCAAAACCACTCGAGAAAAAGCAGAGGCTGAGCAGATTGTCAGTGCCTTTGAATCTTTTGAGAAAGACAACCTTGCGACAGCTGTTCAACCTCTAACAGTAGTGTCCCCTTACGCCACCATGCACGAGGATGTCAACAACTTTTCACTAGACAAGTTTGCTAGTATCATTTTGATCCCATATCACAAGCGACCTGATGGGGTTGGTGGATGGACAGATGAAAACATTGAGCATAAGCAAGTGAACCAAAACTTGTTAGCAACTTCCTCTTGTTCCATTGGTTTACTTGTGGATCGTGGCCTAATGGGTGTTTCAGAATCGCAAAAGGACACGCAAGAGTGTCACGTTGCCATGTTTTTCATTGAGGGACCTGACGACCGGGAGGCCTTAGCTTATGCCTGGAGAATGGCGGGCAATCCACGCCTAATACTTACCTTAGTTCGATTCATTTTAGGAAAAGATGTTTCAGAGTTGGGTGAGGGAGTGGAAGAAGATGATCATGAGATATTCACAACAATATTTGAGAGAGAGAAGCAGAAGCAGCTTGATGATGATTATGTGAATGAGTTCAGGTTCAGGACAATGCATGATCAATCTATAGCTTATGTGGAAGAACTAGTTAACAGTAGTGACGAGATCATATCCACCATAAATACTGCGTACAGTGATTTCAATTTGTATGTAGTAGGAAGAGGGCATGGTAAAGCATGTCCATTGACAGTAGGGCTATCCAACTGGAGTGATTCCCCAGAACTAGGGCTGCTTGGGGAGCCGTTAGTTTCATTGGATTTTAAATCACCACCTTCTGTTTTGGTTGTCCAGCAATCTGCTCATCTCTCAACTGGATCCAGTAAACACAATTTGTTAGATACTATGCAGAAAATGTATGAATAA